From Flavobacterium alkalisoli, the proteins below share one genomic window:
- a CDS encoding response regulator, producing the protein MKIRNLCVIDDDKIYHFLLKNLLKQNNIDVKSVFFQNGQDAIEFLSDEKNNDDLPDLILLDVNMPIMNGWQFLEEYIKLKTNFGKDPHIYMISSSNNEVDINKAREFSGVVKDYFLKPICKEDLHKIFI; encoded by the coding sequence ATGAAGATTAGGAACCTGTGTGTAATAGATGATGATAAGATTTATCACTTTTTACTTAAGAATCTTCTTAAGCAAAACAATATTGATGTAAAGTCTGTCTTTTTTCAGAATGGACAGGATGCTATAGAGTTTTTATCGGACGAGAAAAATAATGATGACTTGCCCGATCTTATTCTTTTAGATGTTAATATGCCTATTATGAATGGCTGGCAGTTTCTTGAAGAGTACATTAAGCTTAAAACTAACTTTGGTAAAGATCCGCATATCTATATGATAAGCTCATCCAATAATGAGGTTGATATAAATAAGGCAAGGGAATTCTCAGGCGTAGTAAAAGATTATTTTTTGAAGCCTATCTGCAAGGAAGACCTTCATAAAATCTTCATTTAA
- a CDS encoding TetR/AcrR family transcriptional regulator: MGSKERIMRQKEETRANILTAAREIVKDEGWQGLSMRKIADKIEYTAPIIYEYFANKEAILQELTCKGFTILTKDLEAAKTKSDNPAEQLEGMWLAYWNFALKNKEMYQLMYGVEMTCCAQRTSESDAPYQLISDSIGKLMKESKPDPHVIKQKYFTFFSVIHGLISINIVGNGLSEDINKQILKDAISGIIRYIEE; the protein is encoded by the coding sequence ATGGGTAGCAAAGAGCGCATAATGAGACAGAAGGAAGAGACCCGGGCTAATATACTTACGGCCGCCAGAGAGATAGTTAAAGATGAAGGATGGCAGGGCTTAAGTATGCGTAAGATAGCTGATAAGATAGAGTATACTGCTCCTATCATTTATGAGTATTTTGCGAATAAGGAAGCGATATTACAGGAACTTACGTGCAAAGGTTTTACAATATTGACTAAAGATCTGGAAGCTGCCAAGACAAAATCGGATAATCCGGCAGAGCAGCTTGAAGGTATGTGGTTAGCTTATTGGAATTTTGCTCTTAAGAACAAGGAGATGTATCAGCTAATGTATGGAGTGGAAATGACATGTTGTGCACAACGCACTTCAGAATCTGATGCTCCTTATCAGCTTATCAGCGATTCTATAGGTAAACTGATGAAGGAGAGTAAACCTGATCCGCATGTAATAAAGCAAAAATATTTTACTTTTTTCTCTGTAATACATGGTCTTATTTCCATAAATATTGTTGGCAACGGACTTTCTGAAGATATAAACAAACAAATACTTAAAGATGCCATAAGCGGTATCATACGGTATATAGAAGAATAG